AGAATCCGTAGTTGAGATAATCCGAACTTCCTTTTTGAAAAGGAAGTTCTTTCGAATGGTAACGAACCCAATCAAAATCGAATTTCCCTGACTTATCTTCCCAAATCTCAATTTGTTTTGTGATCCTTTGATGACCCTGAAAATGATTTTCAGAAAGTAGGATAGTGGGGGTTTCAGGATAAAGTAGAGTTTGCGAAAAAAGAAGAAGTAAAAAAAAGAAACTAAGGTAGTTTCTTTTGAAAGATAAGAAAAAGGGCAAGGATATGATCCCTTGCCCATAAGTCTCGGGTCCGATACTTAAGCGTTCTTTTTCGCTATATCGTAAGGAGTTTCTACTGCCCCAGTGTAGATTTGGCGAGGACGGCCAATCTTCATATTTGGGTCTTCGATCATTTCTTTCCATTGAGCAATCCAGCCCGGCAATCTTCCCATAGCAAACATAACGGTGAACATGTTTGTAGGTATTCCGAGTGCACGGTATATGATACCTGAATAAAAATCCACATTCGGATACAGCTTTCTTTCTACAAAGTATGGATCGTTGAGAGCTGCTTCTTCCAATTCTTTTGCAATGTCCAGAAGAGGATCTTTGATTCCCAATTTGTTCAGAACTTTGTCGCAAGCAACTTTGATGATTTTTGCACGAGGGTCGAAATTTTTATAAACTCTGTGACCGAATCCGTTGAGTCGGAAAGAAGAGTTTTTGTCTTTCGCTTGCTCGACAATTTTTTTAACACTGAGTCCTGACTTTTTGATTCCTTCCAACATCTCCAATACTTCCTGATTGGCCCCACCGTGACGTGGTCCCCAAAGAGCAAGAATACCTGCGGAAATGGCGCCGTAAAGGTTGGCAAGAGAAGATCCCACCAAACGAACAGTAGATGTAGAACAGTTTTGTTCGTGATCCGCGTGAAGAATCAAGAGTAGGTTCAATGCGGATACGATTTCAGGATCGATTACGTATTCTTCCGCAGGAACCGCAAACATCATGTTAAGGAAATTACTGGCGTAGTCCAAATTGTTCAAAGGATGAATCGTAGGCTGACCTAAGGACTTTTTGTAAGCGAAAGCAGCAATGGTCGGGAATTTAGCAAGTAGGCGAATGATGGAAATCGCTCTATGTTCCTCATTCATCGGATCATAAGAATCCTGGTAATAAGTGGATAAACATCCCATCATACAGGACATGATCGCCATAGGGTGACCGTCTTTAGGGAATCCGTTGAACAAACGTTTGAGATCCTCATGGATCATCGTATGCATTGTAATGGATTCATTCCAAGACTTTAGTTCTGCCGGATTAGGGAGTTTTCCGTGGATTAAAAGATAAGCTACTTCGGTGAACGTCGATTTTGCGGCAAGGTCTTCAATCGGAATTCCGCGATAACGCAAAATCCCTTGTTCTCCATCTAGGAATGTGATTGCACTTGTACAAGCACCGGTGTTCAGATAACCGCTGTCAATCGTAACATAACCACTCAACTGGCGGAGCTTTGTGATATCGACTGCTTTTTCGTTTTCGGAACCAATGACTACGGGGAGTTCGTACTCCTTACCATCTATTTTCAGAATTGCCTTTTCCGACATATCTTCTCCTAATTTATCTCTTTCAATGATAAAGTAGACGAGAAAACCCCGGAGAAAAGCTATTTTTTACAACTTATGGTATTTTTTCAAAATGTCATATGCGTAATAATTCGACACAACGATTCTACAATAATCCCTAGATTCTTTAACAGGAAGGTCTTCTAGGAAATGGTTAAAATCCCCGTTATAAACTTGCTTTTTCCACTTACGAAGATTTCCGGGACCCCCGTTGTAGGCGATGGAAGCCCAGCGCAGCTGGTTCTCGTTTGATTTCAATAGGTAAGCCAAAAATTTTGTCCCCAAACGAATCGAGACGTTGGGAGTGTACAAAGAGTAATCTTTGACCCCCATTCTCTGAGCAAGCTCTCTTCCCGTAGCCGGCATGATCTGCATGAGACCGCGAGCATTGGATCTTGAAGTGGCT
The nucleotide sequence above comes from Leptospira kobayashii. Encoded proteins:
- a CDS encoding citrate synthase — translated: MSEKAILKIDGKEYELPVVIGSENEKAVDITKLRQLSGYVTIDSGYLNTGACTSAITFLDGEQGILRYRGIPIEDLAAKSTFTEVAYLLIHGKLPNPAELKSWNESITMHTMIHEDLKRLFNGFPKDGHPMAIMSCMMGCLSTYYQDSYDPMNEEHRAISIIRLLAKFPTIAAFAYKKSLGQPTIHPLNNLDYASNFLNMMFAVPAEEYVIDPEIVSALNLLLILHADHEQNCSTSTVRLVGSSLANLYGAISAGILALWGPRHGGANQEVLEMLEGIKKSGLSVKKIVEQAKDKNSSFRLNGFGHRVYKNFDPRAKIIKVACDKVLNKLGIKDPLLDIAKELEEAALNDPYFVERKLYPNVDFYSGIIYRALGIPTNMFTVMFAMGRLPGWIAQWKEMIEDPNMKIGRPRQIYTGAVETPYDIAKKNA